Proteins from one Homalodisca vitripennis isolate AUS2020 chromosome 3, UT_GWSS_2.1, whole genome shotgun sequence genomic window:
- the LOC124358653 gene encoding uncharacterized protein LOC124358653, whose protein sequence is MTRQIHLLLTLFVLNFVPEKILGLSLTSVRIERHTLVGNSSILECYYDLQGEPLYSVKWYKDGNEFFRFLPKDNPPKQVFPLNGVEVDVDSSNATQVRLIRLSLSSTGRYRCEVSAEAPSFQTVSDHGDMMTVAIPREGPRISGGRARYQLGDTVRVNCTSGPSKPVAQLTWYINGEQANQSYVFGPIRRPNKGYETATLGLEFRVEQRHFKRGDLKLKCLATIATVYWRTNEESVEGDKPHKSPALEMKDTDKSVADRVHASTGCSTYPGNVVCLILVRTLVTFAVTSSR, encoded by the exons AGAAAATCCTGGGCTTATCCTTGACATCGGTGCGCATAGAACGACACACGCTGGTTGGAAACTCATCTATCCTTGAGTGTTATTACGACCTTCAGGGGGAACCTCTCTACTCCGTCAAGTGGTACAAGGATGGGAACGAGTTTTTCCGTTTCCTCCCCAAGGACAATCCGCCAAAGCAAGTTTTTCCACTCAATGGCGTCGAAGTAGAT GTGGATAGCTCAAACGCCACTCAGGTTCGCCTGATCAGACTGTCGCTATCCAGCACAGGTAGATATCGCTGTGAGGTATCTGCCGAGGCTCCTTCCTTCCAGACAGTGTCTGACCATGGCGATATGATGACAGTGG CGATACCAAGAGAAGGACCCCGTATCAGTGGAGGAAGGGCGCGTTATCAGCTTGGAGATACTGTCAGAGTCAACTGCACCTCTGGGCCTTCCAAACCAGTGGCTCAACTCACATGGTACATCAATGGTGAACAG GCCAACCAATCATACGTGTTCGGTCCCATCCGACGGCCGAACAAAGGGTACGAGACGGCTACGCTGGGCCTGGAGTTCCGGGTGGAGCAACGCCACTTCAAGCGTGGAGACCTGAAGCTCAAGTGTCTTGCCACCATCGCCACTGTGTACTGGCGCACCAATGAAGAGAGCGTGGAAGGCGACAAGCCACACAAGTCGCCCGCTCTCGAGATGAAAGACACGGACAAGTCTGTAGCTGATAGAGTACACG CCTCTACCGGATGTTCGACGTACCCGGGGAACGTCGTGTGCCTCATCCTGGTGCGAACATTGGTGACATTCGCCGTCACCTCCAGCAGATAA